Proteins from a genomic interval of Rosa chinensis cultivar Old Blush chromosome 2, RchiOBHm-V2, whole genome shotgun sequence:
- the LOC112189470 gene encoding uncharacterized protein LOC112189470 — MANLVPGVLLKLLQHMNTDVKVAGEHRSSLLQVVSIVPALAGGELFPNQGFYLKVSDSSHATYVSLPDEHDDLILSDKIQLGQFIHVDRLQAATPVPILHGVRPVPGRHPCVGSPEDIVATHSLGFLNNNANSGSKNGDKVKSESKDLGTSHGGPRLNSSSVKEEKLDKKIGSFNRSKSQPSKPSLNIEVKKESLARLKSLNLRSIPSSPTSCYSLPTTFEKFSNSVKNQGKVKATAKVGGVEKTSSVHGVSPNGRKSVSGNSIKNLVQGFDMGAKALRKSWEGNMEVKSSSKSRDTRRDSMLEVRTSTPRKSISNERLRSKEEHKIQISAKSLKEENKVQQSTKKVAANGTLGDQDRSIKPRISVGKKSSDASNNGFPGNLVKVPLNNRKLTDGGFPWPSLPSSLAKLAKEVLRHRDSAQMAAIEAMQEASTAESLLRCLSIYSELITTAKEDNPQPAVEQFLALHASLNNARLVADSLSKITPAGSSPDREESPSEEVLKVTSERRKRAASWVQAALATNLSSFAVFSKESCSTSVPASASSQNQKNVSANQPILVLDNSTKNGTTKSQGKIRQTVGFKVGASPGTPRRLGDGSAISQKPQAQPLPEWIKGNGLYETVDLAEMLRLQSQDWFLGFVERFLDADVDTSALSDNGQISGMLTQLKSVNDWLDSIGSNTDAEEATAVSEETIDRLRKKIYEYLLTHVESAAAALGGGSQSSPRLQTTDTKVRK; from the exons ATGGCGAATCTTGTCCCGGGTGTGCTGCTAAAGCTTTTACAGCACATGAACACAGACGTGAAAGTGGCTGGTGAGCACAGGTCGTCTCTGTTACAAGTTGTGAGCATTGTTCCAGCTCTGGCAGGGGGTGAGCTTTTCCCAAACCAAGGCTTCTATCTTAAGGTATCAGATTCCTCTCATGCCACTTATGTATCTCTGCCTGATGAACATGATGATTTAATTCTTAGTGATAAGATTCAATTGGGTCAGTTCATTCATGTGGACCGGCTTCAAGCCGCTACGCCAGTCCCCATACTTCATGGGGTTAGGCCTGTTCCGGGGAGACACCCTTGTGTAGGGAGCCCTGAGGACATTGTTGCAACACATTCTCTTGGATTTCTTAACAATAATGCGAATTCGGGTTCGAAAAATGGAGACAAAGTGAAATCTGAGTCTAAAGATTTAGGAACTAGTCATGGTGGACCAAGACTAAATAGTAGTAGTGTCAAGGAGGAGAAATTAGATAAGAAAATCGGGTCTTTTAACAGATCAAAGTCTCAGCCATCTAAACCATCATTGAATATAGAGGTGAAGAAGGAATCTTTGGCCAGATTGAAGTCCTTGAATTTAAGGTCTATTCCATCATCTCCAACAAGTTGTTATTCATTGCCAACTACATTTGAGAAATTTTCGAATAGTGTCAAGAATCAGGGAAAAGTAAAGGCAACAGCTAAGGTGGGAGGTGTAGAAAAGACTAGTTCTGTTCACGGGGTGAGTCCCAATGGGAGGAAGTCAGTATCCGGAAACTCAATCAAGAATTTGGTTCAGGGATTTGATATGGGGGCTAAGGCTCTGAGAAAGAGCTGGGAAGGAAATATGGAGGTGAAGAGTAGTTCAAAATCGAGGGATACCAGACGCGATTCGATGCTAGAAGTTCGTACATCT ACTCCTAGGAAAAGTATATCAAATGAGAGGTTGCGGTCTAAAGAGGAGCATAAGATACAGATATCTGCAAAGTCATTGAAGGAGGAGAATAAGGTTCAACAGTCAACAAAGAAAGTTGCAGCAAATGGAACTTTGGGTGATCAAGACAGGTCAATTAAACCAAGAATATCAGTTGGAAAAAAATCATCGGATGCATCTAACAATGGATTTCCTGGAAACTTGGTCAAGGTTcctttaaataacagaaaattgACAGATGGAGGTTTTCCATGGCCTTCACTCCCATCCTCACTTGCAAAGCTTGCAAAG GAAGTTTTGAGGCACAGGGATTCAGCACAAATGGCAGCAATAGAGGCAATGCAGGAGGCTTCTACTGCAGAGAGCTTACTACGGTGTTTGAG CATATATTCCGAGCTAATTACCACTGCAAAGGAAGATAATCCACAGCCTGCGGTAGAGCAGTTTTTAGCCCTCCATGCTAGCTTGAATAATGCTCGTCTAGTAGCTGATTCTCTATCCAAAATTACACCAGCTGGTTCATCCCCAGATCGTGAAGAAAGCCCGTCAGAAGAAGTGCTAAAGGTTACATCAGAGAGGCGGAAACGGGCAGCATCATGGGTACAAGCTGCATTAGCCACTAATTTGTCTTCCTTTGCTGTGTTTAGTAAAGAGTCTTGTTCAACCTCAGTTCCAGCTTCAGCTTcctctcaaaaccaaaagaatgTCTCTGCAAATCAACCCATCTTAGTTCTAGACAACTCTACCAAGAATGGCACAACAAAATCCCAGGGAAAAATTCGCCAGACAGTTGGCTTTAAGGTTGGTGCCTCACCAGGGACTCCTCGACGACTAGGGGATGGATCAGCCATCAGTCAAAAACCACAGGCACAACCTCTACCTGAATGGATTAAAGGAAATGGCCTATATGAGACTGTCGACTTGGCTGAAATGTTGCGACTGCAGTCACAAGATTGGTTCTTGGGATTTGTGGAGAGGTTCCTGGATGCTGATGTGGACACTTCAGCTCTGTCAGATAATGGTCAAATATCAGGAATGCTAACTCAGCTCAAGAGTGTGAATGATTGGTTGGATAGTATTGGTTCTAATACAGATGCAGAAGAAGCAACGGCTGTTTCTGAAGAGACCATTGATAGGCTAAGGAAGAAGATCTACGAGTATCTTCTTACGCATGTTGAATCTGCTGCCGCTGCCCTTGGTGGTGGATCACAGTCATCACCACGACTTCAAACAACAGATACAAAAGTTAGAAAATGA